Proteins co-encoded in one Apis mellifera strain DH4 linkage group LG15, Amel_HAv3.1, whole genome shotgun sequence genomic window:
- the LOC726228 gene encoding protein bride of sevenless isoform X1, producing MKLSRGSMVSPEFLVTFLAALRTVLGTEDDLDDPSTCSRSKSLFEIPGDAVLSVFLNINHGPYCNVTSDTGLQEVVTASYVVHLLNKHEFIPGFSLGLKIFDTCFDETTVYKQALQTTVDADCRADRYDMGILLPTEYATIMEPLRNYSVSPIATYEEQNLTRPLISLMVHYMSTRFETVDLLLASHDPALNIFLDTAREAGICVKNYGDSLEVFGGGDEAEAVIAVIGRRNDIRQWIERGERLEESRKTWIALPLDGSSVDDLIPSGSYAVRASPLDPDFLQHVSSPSTFLEAAANPVTRSPHLLGVGKAVLELAQLLQDIRKRNCPRVTAALCAMQRFNPGSRQEMRNADVYTALRIIARSHSIRYLVAMRSQRGDVVDMAAYNVEPANMKFRVAPESRMPKMPRLCLKKYARNCDGCANFKKRFGPRGKDTLDRGLLKAGNWIPIFLTVVVCGTFACGAIAVFIIYRFMVEDVLDGNPMLTIVLILANVFTLQTVLPFCINDDYLGGERLNSRKILATTLAFGLDFSLMLTRAFFLVFSKGGVFTAHINGHLQGLMVFFMFFVQVAISVMFFALNNHDSAVIMRSLVFIALLGYDIFLLITLFVVCFFIFQLPRNYREGKCFFGTSIGLLIAWAVWLTCFILVEPEYRDTVVSLGIISTAYLIIIGILIPRTYYMVTHLARGKKFGQRFGSTDLAPDSRIDTIGRQTRPFYDYVHSGSASNLHVTPTMYPNYYGSSSPGQKYLGGTGNRRIPGYNNYGYHSEMREVNNSYTVPQVCIEDADSTYARPKSKDRKRRAKGEKDCIETDVYVEATCRRSSNESAYPGSRSNSPRLAQVEATIREEEEEEETSRITRF from the exons ATGAAATTGTCTCGAGGAAGCATGGTGTCCCCCGAGTTTCTAGTGACTTTTCTTGCCGCGCTGCGCACCGTCCTAGGGACAGAAGACGATCTCGACGACCCGAGCACGTGCTCGAGAAGCAAAAGTTTGTTCGAGATCCCCGGTGACGCCGTTCTATCAG TGTTCTTGAATATCAATCACGGGCCTTATTGCAACGTGACGAGCGACACCGGTTTGCAAGAAGTCGTCACCGCCTCATACGTGGTTCATTTGTTGAACAAACACGAGTTCATCCCTGGATTCTCCTTGG gtTTGAAGATCTTCGACACTTGTTTCGACGAGACGACCGTGTACAAACAAGCGTTGCAGACAACCGTGGACGCGGATTGCCGGGCGGACCGCTACGACATGGGAATATTATTACCGACCGAGTACGCGACGATAATGGAACCGTTGCGCAATTACAGCGTCTCGCCAATCGCCACGTACGAGGAGCAAAACTTGACGAGGCCGTTGATCAGCCTGATGGTGCATTACATGAGCACCAGGTTCGAGACCGTCGATCTGTTGTTGGCCAGCCACGACCCAGCGTTGAACATATTCCTGGACACGGCGAGGGAGGCGGGTATTTGCGTGAAAAATTACGGTGACAGTTTGGAGGTGTTCGGAGGGGGGGACGAGGCGGAGGCGGTGATCGCCGTGATCGGGCGCAGGAACGATATTAGACAGTGGatagagagaggggagaggctGGAGGAGTCGAGGAAAACTTGGATAGCGTTGCCTCTCGATGGATCGAGCGTGGAcg atCTGATTCCCTCGGGCTCGTACGCGGTCAGGGCATCGCCCCTCGACCCGGACTTCCTCCAACACGTCTCGTCGCCGAGCACGTTCCTCGAGGCAGCTGCCAATCCCGTGACACGTTCCCCGCATTTGCTGGGCGTCGGTAAAGCGGTGCTCGAGCTCGCCCAATTGCTGCAAGACATTCGTAAGCGGAACTGTCCACGTGTCACGGCAGCGTTGTGCGCGATGCAACGGTTCAATCCTGGCTCGAGGCAGGAAATGAGGAACGCGGACGTGTACACCGCGCTACGAATAATCGCGAGATCGCACTCGATCAGGTATTTAGTGGCGATGAGGAGTCAACGGGGCGACGTGGTCGACATGGCCGCGTACAACGTGGAGCCGGCCAATATGAAGTTCAGAGTGGCGCCCGAGTCGAGGATGCCCAAGATGCCGAGGTTGTGCTTGAAGAAGTACGCGAGGAACTGCGACGGATGCGCCAATTTCAAGAAAAGATTCGGCCCTCGTGGCAAAG ATACTCTCGACAGGGGTTTGTTGAAGGCTGGCAACTGGATACCGATCTTCCTGACGGTGGTCGTGTGCGGGACGTTCGCCTGCGGGGCGATCGCCGTCTTCATTATCTACCGTTTCATGGTCGAGGACGTGCTCGACGGGAACCCAATGTTGACGATCGTCCTGATACTCGCCAACGTGTTCACTCTCCAAACCGTGCTTCCCTTCTGCATCAACGACGACTATTTGGGGGGCGAACGATTGAACTCCAGAAAGATACTCGCAACCACCCTGGCCTTCGGACTGGACTTCTCCCTCATGCTGACCAGAGCCTTCTTCCTCGTCTTCTCCAAGGGCGGCGTATTCACCGCCCACATAAACGGCCACCTCCAAGGGCTGATGGTGTTCTTCATGTTCTTCGTCCAGGTCGCCATATCCGTCATGTTCTTCGCCCTCAACAACCACGACTCGGCCGTGATCATGAGAAGCCTCGTATTCATCGCTCTTctgg GCTACGATATATTTCTACTGATCACCCTGTTCGTCGTGTGCTTCTTCATCTTCCAACTGCCGCGCAATTACAGGGAGGGCAAGTGTTTCTTCGGCACCTCCATCGGCCTGTTGATCGCCTGGGCCGTGTGGCTCACCTGCTTCATTCTCGTGGAGCCGGAGTACCGCGACACAGTGGTGTCCCTCGGCATCATATCCACCGCCTATCTCATCATTATAGGTATACTTATACCGAGGACGTATTACATGGTAACGCATCTGGCGAGGGGGAAGAAGTTCGGGCAGAGATTCGGCTCGACCGATCTCGCGCCCGACTCGAGGATCGACACGATCGGCAGGCAG aCTCGCCCGTTTTACGATTACGTGCACTCTGGGAGCGCGAGCAATTTGCACGTGACACCCACCATGTATCCAAACTATTACGGAAGCTCGAGTCCAGGCCAAAAGTATCTAGGAGGAACGGGGAACAGAAGGATTCCAGGATACAACAATTACGGATACCATTCCGAGATGCGGGAAGTGAATAACTCTTACACGGTACCGCAAGTCTGCATCGAGGATGCGGAC TCGACTTACGCGCGGCCGAAGAGCAAGGACCGGAAGAGGAGGGCCAAAGGGGAGAAGGATTGCATCGAGACGGACGTTTACGTGGAGGCTACGTGCCGTAGATCGAGCAACGAATCTGCGTACCCTGGCAGCAGATCGAACAGCCCCAGGCTGGCCCAGGTCGAGGCGACGAtccgcgaggaggaggaggaggaggagacgagCAGGATCACTCGATTTTGA
- the LOC726228 gene encoding protein bride of sevenless isoform X2, with product MKLSRGSMVSPEFLVTFLAALRTVLGTEDDLDDPSTCSRSKSLFEIPGDAVLSVFLNINHGPYCNVTSDTGLQEVVTASYVVHLLNKHEFIPGFSLGLKIFDTCFDETTVYKQALQTTVDADCRADRYDMGILLPTEYATIMEPLRNYSVSPIATYEEQNLTRPLISLMVHYMSTRFETVDLLLASHDPALNIFLDTAREAGICVKNYGDSLEVFGGGDEAEAVIAVIGRRNDIRQWIERGERLEESRKTWIALPLDGSSVDDLIPSGSYAVRASPLDPDFLQHVSSPSTFLEAAANPVTRSPHLLGVGKAVLELAQLLQDIRKRNCPRVTAALCAMQRFNPGSRQEMRNADVYTALRIIARSHSIRYLVAMRSQRGDVVDMAAYNVEPANMKFRVAPESRMPKMPRLCLKKYARNCDGCANFKKRFGPRGKDTLDRGLLKAGNWIPIFLTVVVCGTFACGAIAVFIIYRFMVEDVLDGNPMLTIVLILANVFTLQTVLPFCINDDYLGGERLNSRKILATTLAFGLDFSLMLTRAFFLVFSKGGVFTAHINGHLQGLMVFFMFFVQVAISVMFFALNNHDSAVIMRSLVFIALLGYDIFLLITLFVVCFFIFQLPRNYREGKCFFGTSIGLLIAWAVWLTCFILVEPEYRDTVVSLGIISTAYLIIIGILIPRTYYMVTHLARGKKFGQRFGSTDLAPDSRIDTIGRQTRPFYDYVHSGSASNLHVTPTMYPNYYGSSSPGQKYLGGTGNRRIPGYNNYGYHSEMREVNNSYTSTYARPKSKDRKRRAKGEKDCIETDVYVEATCRRSSNESAYPGSRSNSPRLAQVEATIREEEEEEETSRITRF from the exons ATGAAATTGTCTCGAGGAAGCATGGTGTCCCCCGAGTTTCTAGTGACTTTTCTTGCCGCGCTGCGCACCGTCCTAGGGACAGAAGACGATCTCGACGACCCGAGCACGTGCTCGAGAAGCAAAAGTTTGTTCGAGATCCCCGGTGACGCCGTTCTATCAG TGTTCTTGAATATCAATCACGGGCCTTATTGCAACGTGACGAGCGACACCGGTTTGCAAGAAGTCGTCACCGCCTCATACGTGGTTCATTTGTTGAACAAACACGAGTTCATCCCTGGATTCTCCTTGG gtTTGAAGATCTTCGACACTTGTTTCGACGAGACGACCGTGTACAAACAAGCGTTGCAGACAACCGTGGACGCGGATTGCCGGGCGGACCGCTACGACATGGGAATATTATTACCGACCGAGTACGCGACGATAATGGAACCGTTGCGCAATTACAGCGTCTCGCCAATCGCCACGTACGAGGAGCAAAACTTGACGAGGCCGTTGATCAGCCTGATGGTGCATTACATGAGCACCAGGTTCGAGACCGTCGATCTGTTGTTGGCCAGCCACGACCCAGCGTTGAACATATTCCTGGACACGGCGAGGGAGGCGGGTATTTGCGTGAAAAATTACGGTGACAGTTTGGAGGTGTTCGGAGGGGGGGACGAGGCGGAGGCGGTGATCGCCGTGATCGGGCGCAGGAACGATATTAGACAGTGGatagagagaggggagaggctGGAGGAGTCGAGGAAAACTTGGATAGCGTTGCCTCTCGATGGATCGAGCGTGGAcg atCTGATTCCCTCGGGCTCGTACGCGGTCAGGGCATCGCCCCTCGACCCGGACTTCCTCCAACACGTCTCGTCGCCGAGCACGTTCCTCGAGGCAGCTGCCAATCCCGTGACACGTTCCCCGCATTTGCTGGGCGTCGGTAAAGCGGTGCTCGAGCTCGCCCAATTGCTGCAAGACATTCGTAAGCGGAACTGTCCACGTGTCACGGCAGCGTTGTGCGCGATGCAACGGTTCAATCCTGGCTCGAGGCAGGAAATGAGGAACGCGGACGTGTACACCGCGCTACGAATAATCGCGAGATCGCACTCGATCAGGTATTTAGTGGCGATGAGGAGTCAACGGGGCGACGTGGTCGACATGGCCGCGTACAACGTGGAGCCGGCCAATATGAAGTTCAGAGTGGCGCCCGAGTCGAGGATGCCCAAGATGCCGAGGTTGTGCTTGAAGAAGTACGCGAGGAACTGCGACGGATGCGCCAATTTCAAGAAAAGATTCGGCCCTCGTGGCAAAG ATACTCTCGACAGGGGTTTGTTGAAGGCTGGCAACTGGATACCGATCTTCCTGACGGTGGTCGTGTGCGGGACGTTCGCCTGCGGGGCGATCGCCGTCTTCATTATCTACCGTTTCATGGTCGAGGACGTGCTCGACGGGAACCCAATGTTGACGATCGTCCTGATACTCGCCAACGTGTTCACTCTCCAAACCGTGCTTCCCTTCTGCATCAACGACGACTATTTGGGGGGCGAACGATTGAACTCCAGAAAGATACTCGCAACCACCCTGGCCTTCGGACTGGACTTCTCCCTCATGCTGACCAGAGCCTTCTTCCTCGTCTTCTCCAAGGGCGGCGTATTCACCGCCCACATAAACGGCCACCTCCAAGGGCTGATGGTGTTCTTCATGTTCTTCGTCCAGGTCGCCATATCCGTCATGTTCTTCGCCCTCAACAACCACGACTCGGCCGTGATCATGAGAAGCCTCGTATTCATCGCTCTTctgg GCTACGATATATTTCTACTGATCACCCTGTTCGTCGTGTGCTTCTTCATCTTCCAACTGCCGCGCAATTACAGGGAGGGCAAGTGTTTCTTCGGCACCTCCATCGGCCTGTTGATCGCCTGGGCCGTGTGGCTCACCTGCTTCATTCTCGTGGAGCCGGAGTACCGCGACACAGTGGTGTCCCTCGGCATCATATCCACCGCCTATCTCATCATTATAGGTATACTTATACCGAGGACGTATTACATGGTAACGCATCTGGCGAGGGGGAAGAAGTTCGGGCAGAGATTCGGCTCGACCGATCTCGCGCCCGACTCGAGGATCGACACGATCGGCAGGCAG aCTCGCCCGTTTTACGATTACGTGCACTCTGGGAGCGCGAGCAATTTGCACGTGACACCCACCATGTATCCAAACTATTACGGAAGCTCGAGTCCAGGCCAAAAGTATCTAGGAGGAACGGGGAACAGAAGGATTCCAGGATACAACAATTACGGATACCATTCCGAGATGCGGGAAGTGAATAACTCTTACACG TCGACTTACGCGCGGCCGAAGAGCAAGGACCGGAAGAGGAGGGCCAAAGGGGAGAAGGATTGCATCGAGACGGACGTTTACGTGGAGGCTACGTGCCGTAGATCGAGCAACGAATCTGCGTACCCTGGCAGCAGATCGAACAGCCCCAGGCTGGCCCAGGTCGAGGCGACGAtccgcgaggaggaggaggaggaggagacgagCAGGATCACTCGATTTTGA
- the LOC726278 gene encoding synaptic vesicular amine transporter-like: protein MMTVENGGRSRVILVAVVYLSLFLDNVLLTVVVPIIPDYLCTLDGNSTGDGDENGRVGLLLSSKALVQLILNPAVGTFTDTLGYAKPLLLGNLSLLLAATLFAFGQTYEVLFLARSVQGISSACIGVSGMSLVASQYPEEDKRSRIMGFVLGSIALGVLVGYPIGSVLYDLEGKMAPFLLVSCFILLTICVQVFTLNVETSTAEPTDRETSWTHLLSDPHILIIFGAIWCSTSPMAILEPCLPIWLRTHIKPKKWQLGTVFIPDSVGYLVGTNFFGVIAYRYGRSKIAILAMLLVGVSSILIPSSRTMSQLIVPHLGMGLGIGVADAALVPLLASLVDQNGNYGPVYSIQQVAVSLAYSLGPIAGGEMAKTIGFQWVMRVVGLMNVGYCPLLVYLTLERRKLLSGEDEKRDYETFQKSAAKYERFRDSDDDL from the exons ATGATGACGGTGGAGAACGGAGGAAGATCGAGGGTGATCCTCGTCGCCGTCGTTTATCTCAGCCTTTTTCTTGACAACGTGTTGCTCACCGTCGTTG TGCCTATAATACCCGACTACCTTTGCACCCTGGATGGAAATTCGACGGGGGACGGTGACGAGAACGGTCGAGTGGGTTTGTTATTAAGCTCGAAGGCGTTGgtccaattaatattaaatcctgCCGTGGGCACGTTTACCGACACCCTCGGTTACGCAAAGCCGTTGCTCCTTGGAAATCTGAGCCTTTTATTGGCTGCAACGC TGTTCGCTTTCGGCCAAACTTACGAAGTACTGTTCCTGGCACGAAGCGTCCAAGGCATTTCCTCCGCTTGCATCGGCGTTTCCGGTATGTCGCTGGTCGCCTCCCAATACCCTGAAGAGGACAAGAGGTCGAGGATCATGGGCTTCGTCCTTGGAAGCATAGCGCTCGGGGTACTCGTCGGATATCCGATTGGCTCAGTCCTCTACGACCTCGAGGGGAAAATGGcccccttcctcctcgtcTCCTGCTTCATCCTTCTCACCATAT GTGTGCAGGTTTTCACTCTCAACGTAGAAACGAGTACAGCCgag ccCACAGATCGAGAAACGTCTTGGACCCATCTGTTATCCGACCCTCACATATTAATCATCTTCGGGGCGATATGGTGCTCGACGTCACCAATGGCCATCCTGGAACCCTGTCTACCGATCTGGCTACGAACTCACATAAAGCCCAAG AAATGGCAACTGGGGACGGTGTTCATCCCGGACAGCGTGGGATACCTCGTCGGGACGAATTTCTTCGGCGTGATAGCTTATCGCTACGGGCGTAGCAAAATCGCCATTCTGGCCATGCTGTTGGTCGGGGTCAGCTCCATTTTGATACCGTCCTCCCGCACGATGTCGCAACTGATAGTCCCGCATCTGGGGATGGGTTTGGGTATCGGGGTGGCGGACGCAGCTCTGGTCCCCCTGTTGGCCAGCCTCGTCGATCAAAATGGCAATTACGGGCCCGTGTACTCGATTCAACAAGTGGCAGTCAGCCTTGCCTATTCTCTCG GGCCCATAGCGGGTGGCGAAATGGCGAAGACGATCGGTTTCCAATGGGTGATGCGAGTCGTCGGTTTAATGAACGTCGGTTATTGCCCGTTGCTCGTGTATCTGACGCTCGAGAGGAGGAAATTGTTGAGCGGGGAGGATGAGAAGAGGGATTACGAGACGTTCCAGAAATCGGCGGCGAAGTACGAGCGGTTCAGGGATTCCGACGATGATCTCTGA